Genomic segment of Arachis stenosperma cultivar V10309 chromosome 4, arast.V10309.gnm1.PFL2, whole genome shotgun sequence:
TTTCATGTAATGCTGTCTTTCTTTGCTTCCTGAAGGGTTAGATACTATTTGTGGTGTTGAAGAATGCTCTTGGGGTGTTTTTGCTTCTTACTGTAACTAAGTCCTTTAAAGTAAGGGCTCAAAACTCTTCCCTTTTttggagattgtaaattggcGCTTTCTTTTACAAGAATTATAGAAAGGGTGTACCTTGGAATCTACTTTGTACTACTTGGTTGTTGGTGGTGGGTCTGAAACTCTGAATTCTGAAAGCTAGTGGCTACCTTTTGTGTCTTAAACTTGAGTGTGAACTATACACACATAAGCAAAAGGTTAAAGTGTTTATAGAAATGAACATGATGAAGCTCTTTAGCCTTGTAGTATTGTCCTTATCTTTCTTCACAGTTATGGGGCAACTACCTTCCCAGGACATTTTGGCATTGTTGGAGTTCAAGAAAGGCATCAAGCATGACCCTACTGGTTATGTTCTCAATTCATGGAATGAGGAATCCATTGACTTTGATGGATGCCCTTCTTCATGGAATGGAGTTCTTTGTAATGCTGGTAATGTTGCTGGAGTTGTCCTTGATAATCTAGGTCTCTCTGCTGATGCTGACTTGAGTGTATTTTCAAACCTCACAAAGCTTGTTAGGCTCTCCATGTCCAATAACTCGATTTCAGGAAAACTACCTGGCAACATTGGTGATTTAAAAAGCCTTGAGTTTCTGGATATCTCCAATAACCTCTTTTCTTCGTCGTTGCCATCAGGAGTTGGCAGCTTAGGTAGCTTGCAGAATCTGTCCTTGGCTGGGAATAACTTCTCTGGCCGGATACCTGACTCGATTTCGGCAATGGCTTCCCTCCAGTCTTTGGACCTGAGCCGCAACTCCTTTTCTGGAGGGCTGCCAGTATCATTGACTAAGCTGGCTAACTTGGTATCTCTTAACTTGTCTCATAATGGCTTCACTGGGAAAATTCCCAAAGGTTTTGAGCAGATGTCCACTCTTGAAAACCTTGACTTGCATGCCAATATGCTTGATGGTCATTTAGATGTTGAATTTATGCTTTTATCAAGTGCCAGCTATGTTGATTTCAGTGAGAATATGCTAGAGAGTGATAATTCTGAGAAGTTTCTACAACGGATATCTGAAAGTATTAAGCATCTGAATCTAAGCCACAACCGGTTTACTGGATCACTGGATGGTGGAGCCGAGCTACCGGTTTTCGAAAATGTGAAGGTGTTGGACCTCAGCTACAATCAATTGGATGGAGAATTGCCTggatttgattttgtttatgaTCTTGAGGTCCTTAAGCTTAGCAACAACCGATTTTCAGGATTTATTCCTATTGGCCTTCTAAAAGGAGACTCTTTGGTTTTAACTGAACTGGATTTGAGTGCCAACAATCTCACAGGTATATATAGCTAGTTCCAATTTGTCATTTTCTTAGAATAACAAATGTGTCTTATTCTACTAGTCGAATTGGACTTTTGTGACATAGTGAGATCTTATGTTGAATCAAATTGTCTTTCAGGGACACTGAGTATAATTACATCAACTACACTGCACTATCTTAATCTCTCATCGAATGGCTTCAGTGGCGAGCTGCCCTTGCTGACTGGAAGCTGTGCTATACTCGATCTGTCGAAGAACAGATTAGAAGGAAATTTAACCAGGATGTTGAAATGGGGGAATCTAGAATTTCTTGATCTCAGTGGAAACCGTTTGACAGGGAACATACCTGAGGCAACTCCTCAATTTTTGCGGTTAAATTATTTGAATCTGTCCAGCAATTCTCTTAGCAGCTCCCTTCCAAGAGTATTAACTAAATATCCAAAGCTTAGAGTGCTTGATATTAGTTCAAACCAAATCAATGGACAACTTCAAGCCGAATTGCTTGCAATGCCAACTTTGCAAGAGCTCCATCTTGAAAATAATATGATCACTGGTGGTGTTAGTTTCTCATCTTCTCCTGGTCAATCAGATCTTCAGATTCTTGATCTCTCTCATAACAAGTTTAATGGCTATTTTCCCGACGAGTTTTGGTCTCTAAATGGCCTCAAAGTGCTCAATATTGCCGGAAATAACT
This window contains:
- the LOC130973560 gene encoding LRR receptor-like serine/threonine-protein kinase GHR1, which translates into the protein MNMMKLFSLVVLSLSFFTVMGQLPSQDILALLEFKKGIKHDPTGYVLNSWNEESIDFDGCPSSWNGVLCNAGNVAGVVLDNLGLSADADLSVFSNLTKLVRLSMSNNSISGKLPGNIGDLKSLEFLDISNNLFSSSLPSGVGSLGSLQNLSLAGNNFSGRIPDSISAMASLQSLDLSRNSFSGGLPVSLTKLANLVSLNLSHNGFTGKIPKGFEQMSTLENLDLHANMLDGHLDVEFMLLSSASYVDFSENMLESDNSEKFLQRISESIKHLNLSHNRFTGSLDGGAELPVFENVKVLDLSYNQLDGELPGFDFVYDLEVLKLSNNRFSGFIPIGLLKGDSLVLTELDLSANNLTGTLSIITSTTLHYLNLSSNGFSGELPLLTGSCAILDLSKNRLEGNLTRMLKWGNLEFLDLSGNRLTGNIPEATPQFLRLNYLNLSSNSLSSSLPRVLTKYPKLRVLDISSNQINGQLQAELLAMPTLQELHLENNMITGGVSFSSSPGQSDLQILDLSHNKFNGYFPDEFWSLNGLKVLNIAGNNFSGSLPTAIADMSSLYSLDISENHFTGPLPNNIPKELTNFNASLNDFSGVVPESLRKFPNSSFFPGNSKLHLPTSLPGSTTPPAGSSKKKSMSTIVKVIIIVSCVVAIFILVLLAVFILYIRKSRSPPEYETSKDIRARPQPVSSAPVRATDRGGPLVVSAEDLVTSRKESPSEIISPDEKLAAVTGFSPSKQSHFSWSPESGDSYTAENLARLDTRSPDRLVGELHFLDDTISLTPEELSRAPAEVLGRSSHGTSYKATLENGLFLRVKWLREGVAKQRKEFVREIKKFANIRHPNVVGLRGYYWGPTQHEKLILSDYISPGSLASFLYDRPGRKGPPLTWVQRLKIAVDVARGLNYLHFDRAVPHGNLKATNVLLDTGDMNARVADYCLHRLMTQAGTIEQILDAGVLGYRAPELAASKKPIPSFKSDVYAFGVILLELLTGRCAGDVISGEEGGVDLTEWVRLRVSEGRGSDCFDATLMPELSNPVAEKGMKEVLGIAIRCIRSVSERPGIKTIYEELSAI